A genome region from Vulpes lagopus strain Blue_001 chromosome 7, ASM1834538v1, whole genome shotgun sequence includes the following:
- the TRH gene encoding LOW QUALITY PROTEIN: thyrotropin releasing hormone (The sequence of the model RefSeq protein was modified relative to this genomic sequence to represent the inferred CDS: inserted 1 base in 1 codon) gives MAWGIQQSVFCDHEAPELVRRRPSISTPRPPARPLPAPSPPQTSGGAGGPAPTGPAAVSAPSRRPRPLPADLSRAAAPRAYKPRPRRGAAAASEPCERSRXPDPPAPDAEAPTRRPGPRTVPRSSRRAGAAMPGPWLLLAMALTLTVAGIPGGSAQPEVAQQEAATAAEHADLDDLLRQAERLLLLREDLQRLRGNQGNPEPESQTVQTNWLSKRQHPGKREGEAEEGVEEEEEEGLAVDPHKRQHPGRREDAAAWSDGTQQKRQHPGRRSSWLEYTLTKRQHPGRRLVDPKAQMSWEAEEEEGEEGELMPEKRQHPGKRALGGPCGTGGACGQARLLLGLLDDLSRGQGAEEKRQHPGRRASWAREPLEE, from the exons ATGGCCTGGGGCATTCAACAG AGCGTCTTCTGCGACCACGAAGCTCCGGAGCTGGTGCGGAGGCGACCGAGCATCAGCACCCCCCGGCCTCctgcgcgccccctccccgccccctccccgccccagacTTCCGGCGGAGCGGGCGGGCCGGCACCCACGGGGCCCGCTGCCGTCAGCGCCCCTTCCCGGCGGCCGCGACCCCTCCCCGCTGACCTcagccgcgccgccgccccgcgcgcaTATAAGCCGCGGCCCCGCCGAGGAGCGGCTGCGGCGTCCGAGCCCTGCGAGCGCTCCC CTCCGGACCCGCCGGCTCCCGACGCGGAGGCTCCAACGCGGCGCCCCGGACCTCGGACCGTCCCGCGGAGCTCTCGCCGGGCAG GCGCTGCAATGCCCGGCCCTTGGTTGCTGCTCGCCATGGCCTTGACCCTCACGGTGGCTGGGATCCCGGGAGGCAGCGCACAGCCGGAGGTGGCCCAGCAGGAGGCGGCGACGGCCGCCGAGCACGCGGATCTGGACGACCTACTGCGCCAGGCAGAgcgtctcctcctcctccgggaAGACCTCCAGCGGCTGCGAGGGAACCAGGGCAATCCGGAGCCAG agtCCCAGACGGTTCAGACCAACTGGCTCTCCAAGCGTCAGCATCCAGGCAAAAGGGAGGGCGAGGCTGAAGAAGGGGtcgaagaggaggaggaagaaggctTGGCTGTGGACCCCCACAAACGGCAACACCCTGGCCGGAGGGAGGATGCGGCTGCCTGGTCCGATGGGACCCAGCAGAAGCGGCAGCACCCTGGCCGGCGCTCCTCCTGGCTGGAGTACACTCTCACCAAAAGGCAGCACCCAGGCAGACGGCTGGTGGATCCTAAGGCCCAGATGAgttgggaggcagaggaggaggaaggggaggagggcgagctGATGCCTGAGAAACGCCAGCATCCAGGCAAGAGGGCCCTGGGAGGCCCATGTGGGACTGGGGGAGCCTGTGGTCAAGCTAGACTCCTCCTGGGGCTCCTTGATGACCTGAGCAGGGGTCAGGGGGCCGAGGAGAAGCGGCAGCATCCTGGGCGGCGGGCATCCTGGGCCAGGGAGCCGCTGGAGGAGTGA